In Treponema primitia ZAS-2, a genomic segment contains:
- a CDS encoding four helix bundle protein, whose protein sequence is MDGNATKTKSRQFAVKIIQIYKNLSNNKKEYVMSEQLLRAGTGIGANLAEAECAANKPEFIAKVQQALEKCAETRYWLEILGEADLITEFECKNNIQECDELRKILFYTIKSLKTSPGQDPKPAVPQAAQPPSPQPKKVQ, encoded by the coding sequence ATGGACGGCAATGCCACAAAAACAAAAAGCAGACAATTCGCTGTTAAAATTATACAGATTTACAAGAACCTCTCAAATAACAAGAAAGAATATGTTATGTCTGAACAGCTTTTGCGCGCCGGTACGGGAATAGGGGCTAATCTCGCAGAAGCGGAATGTGCCGCCAACAAACCCGAATTCATAGCTAAGGTTCAGCAAGCTTTAGAAAAATGCGCTGAAACCCGGTATTGGCTGGAAATTCTCGGTGAAGCAGATTTGATTACAGAATTTGAATGTAAAAACAATATCCAGGAATGCGACGAATTGCGGAAAATACTGTTCTATACAATCAAGAGTCTTAAAACATCACCAGGACAAGATCCGAAACCGGCGGTCCCGCAAGCAGCGCAGCCACCATCTCCACAACCCAAAAAAGTCCAATAA